The genomic region CGGCGCCAGTTCTGCCACCTGGTCGAGAGCACGGCGCGGGCGTGCGGGGAGTACGCGCACACCCGCTACTGGCAGGGTGGGCTCCTCACCAACGCCCACATCCAGTTTGGCCCCGGCGTGCGCCTGCCCGacctcctcatcttcctcagcACCCTCAACAACGTCTTCGAGCCGCACGTGGCCATCCGCGATGCGGCCAAGATGAACATCCCCACGGTCGGGGTGGTGGACACGAACTGCAACCCGTGTTTGATCACCTACCCCATTCCCGGGAATGACGACAGCCCCGCGGCCGTGGAGCTCTACTGCAGGCTCTTCAGGATGACCATCATCCGTGCCAAGGACAAGAGGCGGCAGAGCGAGGCCGTcgaggagctgcagaggaaagccCAGGGCAAGTagagccccagggatgggctcaGTGCCTCTGCTCCACTCCACGGGGCTGGCTCTGCGTCCAGCACCGCTGTTGGCACAGctggctggcagggaagggacccccagccctgtgcacgGTGATCCCACAGCAGTCACAGCCATGGAGGGTCTCCAGCGCCAAAAAATTGTCCAGAGCAATGCAAGGGAAAATGGAGCCAGGCTCCTGTCCTTGAGTTTGTCACTGTTGCAGGGAGGTGCAGCTGTCCTGCAGCTTTCCTGAGCTCATGATTTCACCTGAAACCACTTGTATCTTGTGTCTGTTCTTAGCAAATAAAGGGATTTATCCCTGTGATCCTTTTTTGGAGTTTTCCCtagtggaatgggatggggagcCTGACCAGGGCAGTCAAGGCAGTGGGACGGAAAGGATGCCTCCAAGCTGGGGATATTTCAGGGTGGCTGATGCAGGGTGCAAGGAGGAAGGTCCCCGTTTTGtcccaggagatgctgggagcCCAACCTTTGCCACCACGGGAGGTGGGGgactccaggagcagctgagaaaag from Molothrus ater isolate BHLD 08-10-18 breed brown headed cowbird chromosome 20, BPBGC_Mater_1.1, whole genome shotgun sequence harbors:
- the MRPS2 gene encoding LOW QUALITY PROTEIN: 28S ribosomal protein S2, mitochondrial (The sequence of the model RefSeq protein was modified relative to this genomic sequence to represent the inferred CDS: deleted 2 bases in 1 codon) → MALPRLLRAAAPRLYSTVPAPAAPAPAGSRPRADDDKLLTEPLSHPDFFSVKELFTLKDLFDARVHLGHKKGCRHRFMEPYIFGCRLDHDIIDLDQTMQHLQLALNFTAHVAYRGGIILFVSRRRQFCHLVESTARACGEYAHTRYWQGGLLTNAHIQFGPGVRLPDLLIFLSTLNNVFEPHVAIRDAAKMNIPTVGVVDTNCNPCLITYPIPGNDDSPAAVELYCRLFRMTIIRAKDKRRQSEAVEELQRKAQGK